The following coding sequences lie in one Lolium perenne isolate Kyuss_39 chromosome 2, Kyuss_2.0, whole genome shotgun sequence genomic window:
- the LOC127331746 gene encoding protein EARLY RESPONSIVE TO DEHYDRATION 15-like, with translation MSMMAMSALNPDAPMFIPAAFRRVEDYSPEWYELVKTTAWFRDHWYRQQQLYGEDDQDVEDVAALLPDDSVDLLDAQDLFYSPPSPQQQAQLDFHNYNKQAGFGGDMDAVLRTLSLNSPRGGVPSAAAPAWSPRQAEKPVQHFGARAGGGGARRAIHQPR, from the exons ATGAGCATGATGGCGATGTCGGCGCTGAACCCGGACGCGCCCATGTTCATCCCGGCGGCGTTCCGGCGGGTGGAGGACTACTCGCCAGAGTGGTACGAGCTCGTCAAGACCACCGCATGGTTCCGCGACCACTGGTACCGCCAGCAGCAGCTCTACGGCGAGGACGACCAAGACGTCGAGGACGTCGCCGCGCTGCTCCCCGACGACTCCGTCGACCTGCTCGACGCGCAGGACCTCTTCTACTCCCCGCCCTCGCCACAGCAGCAGGCGCAGCTCGACTTCCACAACTACAACAAACAAGCAG GCTTCGGTGGCGACATGGACGCCGTGCTCAGAACCCTCAGCCTCAACTCGCCCAGGGGCGGCGTCCCCAGCGCGGCGGCGCCAGCCTGGTCGCCCAGGCAGGCCGAGAAGCCGGTGCAGCACTTTGGCGCCAG